The Candidatus Binataceae bacterium nucleotide sequence GTGACAAGTCCACATCGCGTCCGTATCTATACATGTGCGTGCGCTGCAAATGGACTTTCCGTGTAAACGATCGGCCCGGCTCGGTCATTTCAATCGATCAGACTGGAGAGGCGCTGGCGGAACCCGAGAATTCCCGACGCGCTGCAACTTTCAGCATTGGACCGTGTCCCGCCTTTAGAGGCCCCGTCTTCCGAAAGCGGACGATTGAAGTTCCTCCGCTCGGTTGGTTCGCACGAATCAGATACCGAGCTATGCGTCAAGTGTCTGCGATGTGGGGACGTTGGACGGGCGAAAGCGTCCGCGGAGTACGCATAGATCCCGCGGCTACCATCACGATAATGGCCGAGGACCTGCTTCTATAGTGAGCGGACCAATCTCAGAAGCTAGTGAAGGGCGGGTCGCACGCTCCCGTGATGGGAAATGAAGGGCCGCACGGTTGAGGGTGTGTTCAATTCTCGAGAATCTGGCGCGTCCATCAGGGCCATAGATTCTCCAATCGAAATGACCTTCTCGACATGGGCGATTGACACCCGCTCGTCCTGAGCCCCGCCTGTAACGTTCTGCAAAATCGCGTCGACGGTCGCCGTGGCATCAGCGTCAGAGACTATGACCTCGATTTTGACCCGTGGAGCATCGGCCAGATAGCTGAGCCCGCGGTAGTTCATTTGCCGGCTGCAGGGATGCCGGACGTCGGAAACCACTATCTCTTGGCAGCCCCGACTGAAGAGGGCCTCTTTGATCTGATCTAGGCAATGGGAACTCAGTATTGCTTCAACCTTTTTCATGGAAAGCCTCTTTCCGGCGGGTCCCTGTTTTCGTAACGACGACTCGCCTCACCAAATGTGTGCATCATGAGCAGGAGTTATGCCGAGCAGATTTCGCTGGTAGTACTGTTCCACGAAGCTATGGGAGGCTGCGTTTATCGTTCGCTCTGAAAGGCGAACCCTGCATTTTGAAATGCAGCGTAGCGATCCCAGGAAGGGGAATGGCTCCGCCGGCAATGTAGTGTTGGTCGGTGCGTTGAATTGCGCTTTAATCTGCGCCCACGGTGATCCGGACCTTTTATGTCAAACCGACGCGGTGTTTTTGCGTTTCTTTCCCTTGCCGTCCTGTTGATTTGCGGCCCCGCTCGC carries:
- a CDS encoding P-II family nitrogen regulator, whose translation is MKKVEAILSSHCLDQIKEALFSRGCQEIVVSDVRHPCSRQMNYRGLSYLADAPRVKIEVIVSDADATATVDAILQNVTGGAQDERVSIAHVEKVISIGESMALMDAPDSRELNTPSTVRPFISHHGSVRPALH